One region of Candidatus Omnitrophota bacterium genomic DNA includes:
- the acpS gene encoding holo-ACP synthase, which produces MIEGFGVDIVEVKRIKAAAKKFGARFLDKIFTKRELAYCRRRVSPEQHLAARFAAKEAVYKAFGGDGNNPIAWTDVEIINDKHGKPLIVLKGTAKRLMTKRGVKKAVVSLSHTKNYAVGNCILLK; this is translated from the coding sequence ATGATAGAAGGGTTCGGGGTAGACATAGTCGAAGTCAAGAGGATAAAAGCCGCCGCCAAAAAATTCGGGGCCCGGTTCCTCGACAAGATATTTACTAAGCGTGAGCTTGCCTACTGCAGGAGAAGAGTCTCACCCGAGCAGCATCTTGCGGCACGGTTCGCCGCGAAAGAGGCCGTATACAAGGCCTTCGGAGGCGACGGGAATAACCCCATCGCCTGGACAGACGTGGAAATAATAAACGATAAGCACGGAAAACCCCTGATAGTCCTCAAAGGCACCGCAAAAAGGCTAATGACAAAGCGCGGGGTCAAGAAGGCCGTCGTCAGCCTTTCGCATACCAAAAATTACGCGGTCGGCAACTGCATATTATTAAAATGA
- the cdaA gene encoding diadenylate cyclase CdaA has product MFEEIFDLSQAKTPTELIIKVWKPLIEVGIIWYMIYKLLEFLKGTRAVQVLRGIIIIAVIFFLTQQLRFDVINWIFTKLFALSVIAFLVVFQPEMRSGLARIGREKVFGNIITEERTIDEIAKSVSILARKKIGAIIAIQREVNLEPYTESGVQLDSVITSELLNTIFMPNTPLHDGGVIVHGDRVVAAGCLFPLSQSPDISKLLGTRHRAAIGLTEETDSVCVLVSEETGIISIANAGKLTRDLDRDRLINHLRSLLYRPKKEKRSHVKLSMDRFFRKKT; this is encoded by the coding sequence ATGTTTGAAGAAATTTTCGATCTATCGCAAGCGAAGACGCCCACCGAGCTCATCATAAAAGTCTGGAAACCGCTTATAGAGGTCGGGATAATCTGGTATATGATCTATAAGCTGCTCGAATTCTTAAAGGGCACGCGCGCCGTCCAGGTATTGAGGGGCATAATAATCATCGCAGTCATATTCTTCCTTACGCAGCAGCTCCGTTTCGACGTCATAAACTGGATATTTACTAAACTCTTCGCCCTTTCGGTCATTGCTTTCCTGGTCGTCTTCCAGCCTGAGATGAGGAGCGGTCTCGCCAGGATAGGCAGGGAGAAAGTATTCGGGAACATAATAACCGAAGAGCGGACCATAGATGAAATCGCGAAATCAGTATCGATACTCGCCAGGAAAAAGATAGGGGCGATAATCGCGATACAAAGGGAAGTGAACCTCGAACCATATACCGAGAGCGGCGTCCAGCTAGACAGCGTGATCACGAGCGAGCTGTTGAACACGATATTTATGCCTAATACGCCCCTGCACGACGGAGGGGTGATCGTCCACGGGGACAGGGTAGTGGCTGCCGGCTGCCTATTCCCGCTCTCGCAGAGCCCGGATATAAGCAAGCTGCTCGGCACAAGGCACAGGGCCGCAATAGGGTTGACAGAGGAGACGGATTCGGTATGCGTGCTCGTCTCCGAAGAGACAGGGATAATATCTATCGCGAACGCAGGAAAGCTCACGCGCGACCTGGACAGGGACCGCCTCATAAACCATCTGCGTTCCCTGCTCTACAGGCCCAAGAAAGAGAAGAGATCGCACGTGAAGTTGTCCATGGACCGTTTTTTCAGGAAGAAGACATGA
- a CDS encoding pyridoxine 5'-phosphate synthase, which produces MSKLGVNIDHVATLRQARGGIEPDPVLAARVCEAAGCDSIVAHLREDRRHMQDSDLYILRKTVRTWLNMEMSIASGIVKAALDLMPDQATLVPERRLEVTTEGGLDCVKHARRVASAVDKLQSRGIAVSLFIDPVYKQIKAAHGTGCAFIELHTGEYSNAKDARGRKEQLKKLLEATKYAKDIGLRVNAGHGLDYNNVRDVARIKGIEELNIGHSVISRAVFTGLDKAVKEMIALIAQSSR; this is translated from the coding sequence ATGTCTAAATTAGGCGTTAACATTGACCACGTCGCTACTTTAAGGCAGGCAAGAGGAGGCATCGAGCCCGATCCTGTCCTGGCCGCGCGCGTATGCGAGGCCGCCGGCTGCGATTCCATCGTCGCGCATTTAAGGGAAGACAGGCGGCATATGCAGGACAGTGACCTCTATATATTGAGGAAGACGGTGAGGACATGGCTCAATATGGAGATGTCTATCGCGAGCGGGATCGTAAAAGCCGCGTTGGACCTGATGCCGGACCAGGCGACTCTCGTCCCTGAAAGGCGGCTGGAGGTCACGACCGAAGGCGGGCTTGATTGCGTAAAACACGCCAGGCGCGTCGCTTCCGCAGTAGATAAACTTCAAAGCCGCGGGATAGCGGTGAGCCTGTTTATCGATCCCGTATATAAGCAGATAAAAGCGGCGCATGGTACGGGTTGTGCATTTATCGAGCTCCATACCGGCGAATATTCGAACGCGAAAGACGCGCGCGGACGTAAAGAGCAATTAAAGAAACTTCTTGAGGCGACAAAATACGCGAAAGATATCGGGCTCAGGGTTAACGCGGGACACGGGCTCGATTACAATAACGTCCGCGATGTCGCGCGCATAAAAGGGATAGAGGAGCTTAATATCGGCCACTCGGTAATCTCGCGTGCCGTCTTCACCGGGCTCGATAAGGCAGTAAAGGAGATGATTGCGCTTATAGCGCAATCATCGCGCTGA
- a CDS encoding NAD(P)H-hydrate dehydratase, whose amino-acid sequence MMKIPKRKADSNKGDYGHVFVLAGSPGFTGAAALCSRAALLSGSGLVTLGIAKSLNPIMARKLTEVMTKPLPETRGGTLSEKAYAGIMKFADKADCLAIGPGLSRNPGAQRLVRKVIIALKGPVVLDADGLNALEGRVELLKRAKAPVVVTPHPGEMSRLAGLTVKTVSAAKEKVAKEFANKYNVVCVLKGHRTVVAAPGGRRYVNFTGNPGMAKGGTGDVLTGMIASFIGQGIRPFDAAKLGVYLHGLAGDLAAKDKGEVSMLASDLLNKIPEAVKKLASS is encoded by the coding sequence ATGATGAAGATCCCGAAAAGAAAAGCCGATTCAAACAAAGGCGACTATGGCCACGTCTTTGTCCTGGCCGGCTCGCCCGGATTTACAGGCGCGGCCGCCCTCTGCTCCCGGGCGGCGCTGCTTTCCGGAAGCGGGCTTGTGACGCTGGGGATAGCGAAAAGCCTCAATCCTATCATGGCAAGGAAGCTCACCGAGGTAATGACTAAGCCCCTGCCGGAGACACGCGGCGGTACATTAAGCGAAAAGGCCTATGCGGGGATCATGAAATTTGCCGATAAGGCCGATTGCCTGGCTATAGGCCCAGGTTTGTCGCGTAACCCGGGCGCGCAGCGGCTTGTAAGGAAGGTTATCATCGCCTTAAAAGGACCGGTAGTCCTCGATGCGGACGGTTTAAACGCGCTTGAGGGCAGGGTGGAGCTGCTCAAGCGCGCCAAAGCGCCTGTTGTTGTCACGCCCCATCCCGGTGAGATGTCGAGGCTGGCCGGTTTGACCGTGAAAACGGTCTCGGCGGCCAAAGAAAAAGTTGCAAAAGAGTTCGCGAATAAGTATAATGTGGTCTGCGTTTTGAAGGGCCACCGAACGGTCGTGGCCGCTCCGGGCGGAAGGAGATATGTCAATTTCACGGGAAATCCCGGCATGGCCAAGGGCGGTACAGGCGATGTACTTACCGGTATGATCGCATCGTTCATCGGGCAGGGCATAAGGCCTTTTGACGCGGCGAAGCTCGGCGTATACCTGCACGGGCTCGCGGGAGACCTGGCGGCAAAAGATAAAGGCGAGGTCAGCATGCTCGCCTCGGATTTGTTGAATAAGATACCGGAGGCAGTTAAGAAGCTAGCTTCCTCTTAG
- the folP gene encoding dihydropteroate synthase: protein MDLRVIEIKDLEEAEEELAALNVHKGGVAIMAPKAVTRIIKIGGIDSVALNILKQEMLSAGGDCAVSWDAFIRRNKDSEGILIGTIAQISEVCEKLEKQPFGLSALAQKIRALEAGYCRKDIVLRAGRYKLNLGKRAHIMGVLNVTPDSFSDGGMFFDREYAVGRGLKMESDGADIIDIGGESTRPGAKPVPVREECRRVIPVIKALAKRLRTPVSVDTSKSEVAEKALDAGAAMINDVTGLRRDRRIAKLAVRYKAALVLMHMKGSPRTMQKDPRYKDLMSEIADSLRKSAAVAEEAGVSGDRIVVDPGIGFGKTLEHNLIILNKLGELRSLGYPVMVGPSRKAFIGKVSGAGTGGKVPPERGRAFGTAAAVALAINAGADIVRVHDVKEMRQVAQITEAISNV, encoded by the coding sequence ATGGACCTCCGCGTCATTGAAATAAAAGACCTGGAGGAGGCGGAGGAGGAACTTGCCGCGCTCAATGTCCATAAGGGCGGCGTCGCGATAATGGCGCCCAAAGCGGTCACGAGGATAATAAAGATCGGCGGGATCGATTCAGTGGCGCTGAATATCCTCAAGCAGGAGATGCTCTCGGCCGGAGGCGACTGCGCCGTCTCTTGGGATGCCTTCATAAGAAGGAACAAGGATTCCGAGGGGATACTGATCGGCACTATAGCGCAGATAAGCGAGGTCTGCGAGAAACTTGAAAAACAGCCGTTCGGGCTTTCCGCGCTGGCGCAAAAGATACGGGCTCTTGAGGCGGGTTATTGCAGGAAAGATATTGTGCTGCGCGCCGGCAGATATAAGTTGAACCTGGGGAAGCGCGCTCATATAATGGGCGTATTGAACGTAACGCCCGATTCGTTCTCTGACGGCGGGATGTTTTTTGACAGGGAATACGCGGTCGGCCGCGGCCTGAAGATGGAATCGGACGGCGCCGACATAATAGATATCGGAGGGGAATCGACACGGCCCGGAGCCAAGCCGGTCCCGGTCAGGGAAGAATGCAGGCGCGTCATCCCTGTGATCAAGGCCCTGGCAAAGCGGCTTCGGACACCTGTTTCGGTCGATACCTCAAAATCTGAAGTCGCGGAAAAAGCGCTGGATGCCGGCGCGGCGATGATAAATGACGTCACCGGGTTAAGAAGAGACCGGCGAATAGCAAAACTTGCCGTCAGGTATAAGGCCGCGTTAGTCCTGATGCACATGAAGGGCTCGCCTCGGACGATGCAGAAGGACCCGCGTTATAAAGACCTGATGTCGGAGATAGCGGACAGCCTGCGCAAAAGCGCCGCAGTAGCGGAGGAGGCGGGCGTATCCGGGGACAGGATCGTCGTCGACCCGGGCATAGGCTTCGGCAAGACGCTTGAGCATAACCTGATAATATTGAATAAACTGGGCGAATTGAGGTCTCTTGGTTACCCGGTCATGGTCGGGCCGTCGCGTAAGGCTTTCATAGGGAAGGTGTCCGGCGCCGGGACAGGCGGCAAGGTCCCGCCGGAGCGGGGCAGGGCATTCGGTACCGCGGCGGCGGTGGCTTTGGCCATAAATGCCGGCGCGGATATAGTAAGGGTCCATGACGTGAAAGAGATGCGGCAGGTCGCGCAAATAACGGAAGCTATCTCAAATGTTTGA
- a CDS encoding TMEM165/GDT1 family protein yields the protein MDPRIFFTIFTTVLLAELGDKTQLATLLFSTNGQNSRLLVFLASASALVLASGIAVLVGNTLGKYVEPKHLSWIAGIGFVIIGIWTIAKA from the coding sequence ATGGACCCAAGGATATTTTTTACGATATTTACGACGGTGTTGCTCGCAGAGCTCGGTGATAAGACGCAGCTTGCGACGTTACTCTTTTCGACAAACGGGCAAAATTCAAGATTATTGGTGTTTTTGGCTTCGGCATCCGCCCTTGTATTAGCGTCCGGGATCGCCGTATTGGTGGGGAATACCTTGGGGAAGTACGTGGAGCCGAAGCATCTCTCCTGGATCGCCGGTATCGGGTTTGTGATAATCGGCATCTGGACGATCGCCAAGGCGTAA
- a CDS encoding DUF4139 domain-containing protein, which yields MKKFALAVLSLLFASSVFAQESVEVTIYNQNFALVKDQRYFDLDKGINRIEFKDVAALIEPTSVHFTSLSAPASCGILEQNYEYDLVNAGKLLFKYIDKPIKVVTKEGDVYEGTLLSYDDSQLVIQTKDGLAMVARPDNIKQISFDKLPEGLITKPTLIWLIDSDKKMKHLTEVSYLTNGVNWNCEYVTVLDKDDKSLDLDGWVSITNNCGTTYKDAKIKLIAGEIKRAYATGGLRADKMMLMEAKASRVPQFEEKSFFEYHMYTLQRPATIKNNQNKQISLINSSGVSVKKELIFDPSKGNNSWWYYSDRDETLKENTRVELEVVNSKANNLGMPLPQGKVKVYKKDTDGSLQFIGEDAIEHTPKDEKIRLYIGNAFDVVGERTRKDFKTEYRTARESFEIVLRNHKEQDVEVRVVEKLWRYTGWEITATSMNFEKKDASTIEYVVKVPKNGQARVTYTAKYTW from the coding sequence ATGAAAAAGTTTGCTTTAGCCGTACTTTCGCTGTTGTTCGCTTCCTCAGTCTTTGCCCAGGAATCCGTAGAAGTCACCATCTATAACCAGAACTTCGCGTTGGTCAAGGACCAGCGCTATTTCGACCTCGATAAAGGCATAAACAGGATAGAGTTCAAAGATGTGGCCGCGCTCATAGAGCCCACGTCAGTGCATTTTACCTCGCTCTCGGCCCCGGCCTCATGCGGCATTCTCGAACAGAATTACGAATACGACCTGGTCAACGCCGGCAAGCTCCTCTTTAAATACATAGACAAGCCGATTAAGGTCGTGACAAAAGAAGGGGATGTCTACGAAGGCACGCTGTTAAGCTACGATGACAGCCAGCTGGTCATCCAGACGAAAGACGGCCTTGCTATGGTCGCGCGCCCGGATAACATCAAACAGATCTCTTTCGATAAACTTCCCGAAGGCCTTATCACGAAGCCGACGCTCATATGGCTGATCGACAGCGACAAGAAGATGAAGCACCTCACCGAGGTATCTTATCTTACCAACGGCGTCAACTGGAACTGCGAATACGTTACGGTCCTCGACAAGGACGACAAGAGCCTGGACCTCGACGGTTGGGTCAGCATTACTAATAATTGCGGTACTACATATAAAGATGCGAAGATAAAATTGATAGCCGGTGAAATAAAACGCGCATACGCGACAGGCGGCCTCCGCGCCGACAAGATGATGCTGATGGAAGCTAAGGCGTCAAGGGTCCCGCAGTTCGAGGAGAAATCGTTCTTTGAATATCATATGTATACCTTGCAACGCCCCGCCACGATAAAGAACAATCAGAACAAGCAGATATCGTTGATAAATTCGTCCGGCGTTTCGGTAAAGAAAGAGCTGATATTCGACCCTTCGAAGGGGAACAACAGCTGGTGGTATTATTCGGACAGGGATGAGACGCTGAAGGAGAATACCAGGGTAGAGCTGGAAGTGGTCAACAGCAAAGCCAACAACCTCGGCATGCCGCTTCCACAGGGCAAGGTAAAGGTCTACAAGAAAGATACCGACGGATCCCTGCAGTTCATCGGTGAAGACGCCATAGAGCACACACCGAAGGACGAGAAGATACGCCTATATATAGGGAATGCATTCGATGTAGTGGGCGAAAGGACCCGCAAGGATTTCAAGACCGAGTACCGCACCGCCCGAGAATCCTTCGAAATAGTCCTTCGCAACCACAAGGAACAGGACGTGGAAGTAAGGGTGGTGGAGAAGCTGTGGAGATACACAGGCTGGGAGATAACCGCTACGTCCATGAATTTCGAGAAGAAAGATGCTTCTACTATAGAATACGTGGTCAAGGTCCCGAAGAACGGGCAAGCCAGGGTCACCTACACGGCAAAGTATACCTGGTAA